The following are from one region of the Centroberyx gerrardi isolate f3 chromosome 16, fCenGer3.hap1.cur.20231027, whole genome shotgun sequence genome:
- the sqstm1 gene encoding sequestosome-1, translating into MSVTVKAYLLGKEEAPKEIRRFAVDQDVSSSFEYLSRKVAEVFSNLQHATLQMFYKDEDGDLIAFSTDDELMMGLGCMKDATFRLFIKEKKEHRREFPLHAFPGGVPPFAFPPPPPGAPQGPPPPHVPPALHPNVTCDGCEGAVVGTRFKCTVCPDYDLCASCQAKGLHTQHCLLPIWQPLSMLQWFPRGKWMRKMRHCMWNQNQNQNQNQTQDQNQNQNQDQEQSDASRSGQAAADSSAPSASQANVDFLKNIGEGVAAMLSPLGIDVDIDVEHEGQRTKVTPSAKPGGAGGEEGAGGTEGGAETEGPSSEGAKGSREPGSDEEWTHLSPREVDPSTGELQSLRLGEEGPPGPPAGQQGPPGGRRGPPDQQGPSGLREAALYPHLPQEADPRLVESLSQMLSMGFTDEGGWLTRLLQAKGFDIGAALDTIQYAKPAGPKP; encoded by the exons ATGTCGGTCACGGTGAAAGCCTACCTGCTGGGGAAGGAAGAAGCCCCGAAGGAGATCCGGCGCTTCGCGGTGGATCAGGACGTTTCCAGCAGCTTCGAGTACCTGAGCAGGAAAGTTGCTGAAGTTTTCTCCAACCTGCAGCACGCGACGCTGCAGATGTTCTACAAGG ATGAAGACGGAGATCTGATCGCCTTCTCCACCGACGACGAGCTGATGATGGGGCTGGGCTGCATGAAGGACGCCACCTTCCGCCTGTTCAtcaaag AGAAGAAGGAGCACCGGCGGGAGTTTCCGCTCCACGCCTTCCCGGGCGGAGTGCCTCCCTTcgccttcccccctcccccgcccggGGCGCCGCAGGGCCCGCCGCCCCCCCACGTCCCCCCCGCCCTGCACCCCAACGTGACGTGCGACGGCTGCGAGGGGGCGGTGGTCGGGACGCGCTTCAAGTGCACCGTGTGTCCCGACTACGACCTGTGCGCCTCCTGCCAGGCCAAGGGgctgcacacacaacactgccTGCTGCCCATCTGGCAGCCGCTCAGCATGCTGCAG TGGTTTCCTCGTGGGAAAtggatgaggaagatgaggcacTGCATGTGGAACcagaaccaaaaccaaaaccagaACCAGACCCAGGACCAGaatcagaaccagaaccaggacCAGGAGCAGTCTGATGCCTCCAGGTCCGGCCAGGCTGCAGCGGACAGCAGCGCCCCCTCTG CCTCCCAGGCCAACGTTGACTTCCTGAAGAACATCGGTGAGGGAGTGGCGGCCATGTTGAGCCCACTGG gtatcGATGTGGACATTGATGTGGAGCACGAGGGCCAGAGGACCAAGGTGACGCCCAGCGCCAAGCCGGGGGGGgccgggggggaggagggagcgggGGGGACGGAGGGTGGAGCTGAGACAGAAGGACCGAGCAGCGAGGGAGCCAAG GGCTCCAGGGAGCCGGGCAGCGACGAGGAGTGGACCCACCTGAGCCCCCGAGAGGTCGACCCGTCCACCGGGGAGCTGCAGTCCCTCCggctgggggaggaggggcctCCGGGCCCGCCGGCGGGCCAGCAGGGGCCTCCTGGGGGCCGGCGGGGGCCCCCGGACCAGCAGGGGCCCTCAGGCCTGAGAGAGGCGGCCCTCTATCCTCACCTGCCTCAAG AGGCGGACCCTCGGCTGGTGGAGTCTCTGTCCCAGATGCTGTCGATGGGTTTCACGGACGAGGGGGGGTGGCTGACCCGCCTGCTGCAGGCCAAAGGCTTCGACATCGGAGCGGCGCTGGACACCATCCAGTACGCCAAGCCGGCCGGGCCGAAGCCGTGA
- the LOC139911940 gene encoding uncharacterized protein LOC139911940, which translates to MKAAYCGPVKPVEEPQLSRWSKYLDEPQEAEPEAAPWEEPEGNVLTDRNRLRGSWSGRKRKSRGGWRDGGSGSARGEEDWCRPEQSSCSSLRQKPAGNTAAPTRTPSSPNTTFRAQTGLPAGLPAGLPAGPPTGLHTGPPTGLHTAPHGPPTGLRTGPTGLDTGPARLHTGPPGPPRGLHTGPPSGSRWTQFLSAARQDEEEEEDEEEEERSRRKKVCGRSRSVGGAGDLAFNRPKTAVSLCGFDEGPAHKSAGPQCHEAIGQQAPPPEKPRPFPPVGSLFDTGDDFSFDDMF; encoded by the exons ATGAAAGCAGCGTACTGTGGGCCAGTGAAGCCT GTGGAAGAGCCTCAGCTGAGTCGCTGGAGTAAATACCTGGACGAACCCCAGGAGGCGGAGCCGGAGGCGGCGCCGTGGGAGGAGCCAGAGGGGAacgttttgacggacagaaaccGTCTCCGTGGCAGCTGGAGCGGCAG gaagaggaagagcagaggtggatggagagatggagggagcggttctgccagaggagaggaggactgGTGCAGACCTGAACAG tcaaGCTGCTCCAGTCTGAGGCAGAAACCAGCTGGAAACACAGCTGCTCCCACCAGAACTCCCAGTTCACCCAACACCACCTTCAGAGCCCAGACTGGTCTCCCTGCTGGTCTCCCTGCTGGTCTCCCTGCTGGTCCTCCTACTGGCCTTCATACTGGTCCTCCTACTGGTCTTCATACTGCTCCTCATGGTCCTCCTACTGGTCTTCGTACTGGTCCTACTGGTCTTGATACTGGTCCTGCTCGTCTTCATACtggtcctcctggtcctcctcGTGGTCTTCATACTGGTCCTCCCTCTGGCTCCAGATGGACTCAGTTCCTCAGCGCTGCCCgccaggatgaggaggaagaggaggatgaagaggaagaggagcggtcCAGGAGGAAGAAGGTCTGCGGGCGGAGCCGCTCAGTGGGCGGGGCTGGCGATCTGGCTTTCAACAGGCCGAAGACGGCTGTCAGTCTCTGTGGATTTGATGAAGGCCCCGCCCACAAGTCAGCGGGGCCGCAGTGTCACGAAGCCATCGGTCAGCAGGCTCCGCCCCCCGAGAAGCCACGCCCCTTCCCGCCTGTCGGCTCTCTGTTCGACACCGGAGACGACTTCAGCTTCGATGACATGTTTTAA
- the tbc1d9b gene encoding TBC1 domain family member 9B: MWTNPEEVLLANALWVSERANPFFILQRRKGHGRGGGITGLLVGTLDVVLDSSARVAPYRILLQTADSQIYWSIASGSSRKEITQHWDWLETNLLQTISIFDNDEDVTTFVKGKISGIIAEENKWKQAEEEEDSGKFREAELKMRKLFGMPEEEKLVNYYSCSYWKSRVPRQGWMYLTVNHLCFYSFLLGKEVTLVVQWTEVTQLEKNATLLFPESVCVSTRHTEHFFSMFLNINDTFKLMEQLANIAMRQLLDNEGFAADRSLPKPCKTLKNVSALKRDLDARAKNERYRTMFRLTQDERLDGHTDCTLWTPFAKMHIIGQLYISNNYICFNSREEDLCQLIIPLREVSIVEKADSSSVLPCPVSISTKNKMNFLFANLKDRDFLVQRISDFLQRTPDSSWSDTSPLPLIGPSASSSAGCESVQRGRHYHPDLPTASQGLLHIYQRDAAEDLGPKATKEKMKEEAWNIHFFEFGRGVCMYRTSRTRELVLNGIPERLRGELWLLFSGSSNEMATHPGYYGDLVEQAMGLCSLATEEIERDLHRSMPEHRAFQNETGIAALRRVLTAYAHRNPGIGYCQAMNIVTSVLLLYCTEEEAFWLLVALCERMLPDYYNTRVVGALVDQAVFEELTRAFLPLLYEHMQDLGVISTISLSWFLTLFLSVMPFDSAVLLVDCFFYEGIKVIFQVALAVLHDNMDALLSCSDEGEAMTILGRYLDNVVNKQTVAPPIPHLHALLTSGDDPPPEIDIFELIKSSYEKFGSLRSDVIEQMRFKQRLKVIQSLEDTAKRSVVRAMMTESAFSIEELEELYCLFKAKHIMSCYWGSSSSAAERHDPSLPYLEQYRIDPAQFGQLFGALGPWLCGGHTPTLAARLFRLLDHNKDGLINFKEFITGLSGMYHGDMTEKLKLLYKLHLPPALCPEEAESALEATHFFTEDVPQESPFLSDLDFLVQQEVTSGEEVKDGGGGAADGEEKKEEKVKDYRYYLRMWAKEKEPRRETIKDLPKMNQEQFIELCKTLYNMFSEEPQEQQLYHAIATVASLLLRIGEVGKKFTNNGSKKPDAAATAAVPAAEPEKEEWAGEGASGESQVCRALAEAQLEAPAQPASDEETKDDTSVSSYSMVSAGSLQCEDIADDTVLIGCGEQRRGSALDGDWSITFEQVLASLLTEPVLVDYFEKKGDIQAKMAACKAQRAVERQTSSSSDHELAQHSV, encoded by the exons ggcaTCATTGCAGAGGAGAACAAGTGGAagcaggcggaggaggaggaagactccGGTAAGTTCCGCGAGGCGGAGCTGAAGATGCGGAAGCTGTTCGGCATgccggaggaggagaagctggtCAACTATTACTCCTGCAGCTACTGGAAGAGCCGGGTGCCGCGGCagggctggatgtacctgaccGTCAACCACCTCTGCTTCTACTCCTTCCTGCTGGGCAAGGAGG tcACCCTGGTGGTCCAGTGGACGGAGGTCACCCAGCTGGAGAAGAACGCCACCctcctgtttccagagagcgtGTGTGTCAGCACCCGCCACACGGAGCATTTCTTCTCCATGTTCCTGAACATCAACGACACTTTCAAGCTGATGGAGCAGCTGGCCAACATCGCCATGCGGCAGCTGCTGGACAACGAAGGCTTCGCCGCCGACCGCTCGCTGCCCAAACCCTGCAAGACGCTCAAGAACGTCTCGGCGCTCAAGAG GGACTTGGACGCGCGGGCGAAGAACGAGCGGTACCGCACCATGTTCCGCCTCACGCAGGACGAGCGTCTGGACGGACACACCGACTGCACGCTCTGGACGCCGTTCGCCAAGATGCACATCATCGGTCAGCTGTACATCTCCAACAACTACATCTGTTTtaacagcagagaagaagaccTGTGTCAGCTGATCATCCCGCTCAGAgag gtgtccATCGTGGAGAAGGCGGACAGCAGCAGCGTGCTCCCCTGTCCCGTCTCCATCAGCACCAAGAACAAGATGAACTTCCTGTTTGCCAACCTGAAGGACAGAGACTTCCTGGTCCAGCGCATCTCCGACTTCCTGCAGCGCACGCCGGACAGCAGCTGGAGCGACACCAGCCCCCTGCCTCTGATTGGCCCCTCG GCGTCGTCCTCTGCAGGGTGCGAGTCTGTCCAGAGGGGGCGCCACTACCACCCCGACCTGCCCACCGCCAGCCAGGGCCTGCTGCACATCTACCAGAGAGACGCAGCCGAGGACCTGGGGCCCAAAGCC ACgaaggagaagatgaaggaggaggcGTGGAACATTCACTTCTTTGAGTTCGGCAGAGGAGTCTGTATGTACCGAACCTCCAGGACCAGAGAGCTCGTCCTCAACGGGATCCCAGAGCGGCTCAGGGGCGAGCTGTGGCTGCTGTTCTCCggta GCAGCAACGAGATGGCGACTCACCCCGGTTACTACGGCGACCTGGTGGAGCAGGCGATGGGTCTCTGCTCGCTCGCCACGGAGGAGATCGAGCGGGACCTGCACCGCTCCATGCCGGAGCACCGCGCCTTCCAGAACGAGACGGGCATCGCCGCGCTGCGCCGCGTCCTCACCGCCTACGCCCACCGCAACCCCGGCATCGGATACtgccag gcgaTGAACATCGTGACATCAGTCTTGTTGTTGTATTGTACGGAGGAAGAGGCGTTCTGGCTGCTGGTGGCGCTGTGTGAGCGGATGCTGCCGGACTACTACAACACCAGGGTCGTAG GGGCGCTGGTGGACCAGGCGGTGTTCGAGGAGCTGACCCGGGCCTTCCTGCCCCTGCTGTACGAACACATGCAGGACCTGGGCGTCATCTCCACCATCTCGCTCTCCTGGTTCCTCACCCTCTTCCTGTCCGTCATGCCCTTCGACAGCGCCGTGCTGCTCGTCGACTGCTTCTTCTACGAGGGGATCAAGGTCATCTTCCAG GTGGCGCTGGCGGTGCTGCATGACAACATGGACGCTCTGCTGTCCTGCAGCGACGAGGGAGAGGCCATGACCATCCTGGGCCG gtatctGGATAATGTGGTGAACAAGCAGACCGTAGCCCCGCCCATCCCTCACCTCCACGCCCTGCTGACCAGCGGCGACGACCCGCCGCCTGAGATCGACATCTTCGAGCTCATCAAGTCGTCCTATGAG AAGTTCGGCAGCCTGCGGTCCGATGTCATCGAGCAGATGAGGTTCAAGcagaggttaaaggtcatcCAGTCGCTGGAGGACACGGCCAAGCGGAGCGTG GTCAGAGCCATGATGACCGAGTCGGCCTTCAGCatcgaggagctggaggagctctACTGCCTCTTCAAG GCCAAACACATCATGAGTTGTTACTGGGGCTCCAGCAGCTCGGCGGCCGAGCGTCACGACCCCAGCCTCCCCTACCTGGAGCAGTACCGCATCGACCCGGCGCAGTTCGGCCAGCTGTTCGGCGCTCTGGGCCCCTGGCTGTGCGGAGGCCACACCCCCACGCTGGCCGCTCGCCTCTTCAGACTGCTGGACCACAACAAGGACGGACTCATCAACTTCAAGGAGTTCATCACCGGACTCA gTGGGATGTACCATGGAGACATGACtgagaaactcaaactgttGTACAAACTGCACTTACCTCCAG CGCTGTGTCCTGAGGAGGCGGAGTCTGCACTGGAGGCAACACACTTCTTCACTGAGGACGTTCCacagg AATCTCCCTTCCTGTCTGATTTGGACTTCCTGGTGCAGCAGGAAGTGACCTCAG gagaggaagtgaaggaTGGTGGGGGCGGAGCTGCAGACGGCGAGGAGAAGAAAG AGGAGAAGGTGAAGGACTACAGATACTACCTGAGGATGTGGGCCAAGGAGAAGGAACCCAGGAGAGAAACCATCAAAGATCTTCCCAAGATGAACCAG gagCAGTTCATTGAGCTCTGTAAGACGCTGTACAACATGTTCAGTGAGGAGCCTCAGGAGCAGCAGCTGTACCACGCCATCGCCACCGTGGCGAGCCTGCTGCTGCGCATCGGAGAGGTGGGCAAGAAGTTCACCAACAACGGCTCCAAGAAACCGGACGCCGCCGCGACCGCGGCCGTCCCCGCCGCCGAGCCGGAGAAGGAGGAGTGGGCGGGGGAAGGAGCGTCGGGCGAGTCCCAGGTGTGCCGGGCGCTGGCCGAGGCCCAGCTGGAGGCTCCGGCCCAGCCGGCTTCGGACGAGGAAACCAAAGACGACACGTCGGTGTCGTCCTACTCCATGGTGAGCGCCGGCTCGCTGCAGTGCGAGGACATCGCCGACGACACCGTCCTGATCGGCTGCGGCGAGCAGAGGCGGGGCAGCGCGCTGGACGGCGACTGGTCCATCACCTTCGAGCAGGTGCTGGCCTCGCTGCTGACGGAGCCGGTCCTGGTGGACTACTTCGAGAAGAAGGGGGACATTCAGGCCAAGATGGCCGCCTGTAAGGCTCAGCgggcggtggagaggcagaccAGCTCCTCCAGCGACCACGAACTGGCCCAGCATTCGGTCTGA